From Sceloporus undulatus isolate JIND9_A2432 ecotype Alabama chromosome 6, SceUnd_v1.1, whole genome shotgun sequence, one genomic window encodes:
- the GCK gene encoding hexokinase-4 isoform X3, translating to MGEIARLVLLKLVNENLLFNGEASEKLKTKGSFETRFISQVESDPGDRKQIYNILTSFGLLPSAIDCDIVRMVCERVSTRAAQMCSAGLAGVINRMRDSRSEEILKITVGVDGSVYKLHPSFKDRFHATVRQLTPGCDITFLQSEEGSGRGAALISAVACKMACMISQ from the exons ATGGGTGAAATTGCACGACTAGTTCTGCTAAAACTTGTCAATGAAAACTTGCTCTTCAATGGAGAAGCCTCAGAGAAGCTGAAAACCAAAGGATCATTTGAAACGCGTTTTATTTCCCAAGTTGAAAG TGACCCTGGTGACCGCAAGCAGATCTACAATATTTTGACATCCTTTGGGCTTTTGCCCTCAGCAATAGATTGTGACATTGTTCGTATGGTGTGTGAGAGAGTCTCAACACGAGCTGCACAGATGTGCTCAGCGGGACTGGCTGGTGTCATTAATCGCATGAGGGATAGCAGAAGTGAGGAGATACTGAAGATCACAGTGGGCGTTGATGGTTCAGTCTACAAGCTCCATCCCAG cTTCAAAGACCGGTTCCATGCAACAGTCAGACAACTTACACCAGGCTGTGACATTACATTCCTGCAGTCAGAAGAAGGCAGCGGCCGAGGGGCAGCTCTCATCTCTGCAGTAGCATGCAAAATGGCCTGCATGATCAGCCAGTGA
- the MYL7 gene encoding myosin regulatory light chain 2, atrial isoform gives MASRKAGTQRKAAAKRAQRGSSNVFSMFEQSQIQEFKEAFSCIDQNRDGIIGKSDLRETYGQLGKMNVKDEELEEMLKEGKGPINFTVFLTLFGEKLSGTDPEDTILAAFKLFDPNASGYVNKDEFKQLLMTQADKFSSEEVEQMFALAPIDVAGNIDYKSLCYIITHGDEKED, from the exons ATG GCTAGCAGAAAAGCTGGGACTCAAAGGAAAGCTGCTGCAAAGCGGGCCCAGAGGGGATCCTCCAATGTCTTCTCCATGTTTGAGCAGTCACAGATCCAGGAGTTCAAGGAG GCCTTCAGCTGCATTGACCAGAACCGCGATGGAATTATTGGTAAATCAGACTTGAGAGAGACTTATGGGCAACTTG GGAAAATGAATGTGAAGGATGAGGAGctggaagagatgctgaaggaagggaaagggcctATTAACTTCACAGTCTTCTTAACACTCTTTGGGGAGAAACTGAGTG GTACTGACCCAGAAGACACTATCCTTGCTGCCTTCAAGCTCTTTGACCCCAACGCAAGCGGTTATGTGAACAAAGATGA ATTTAAACAGCTCCTGATGACACAGGCAGACAAGTTCTCTTCTGAAGAG GTGGAACAAATGTTTGCTTTAGCTCCCATAGATGTGGCTGGAAACATTGACTACAAATCCTTATGTTACATCATCACGCATGGCGATGAGAAGGAAGACTGA